In Ammoniphilus sp. CFH 90114, a single window of DNA contains:
- the argB gene encoding acetylglutamate kinase: MFVLKCGGSTLDNLQASFYEELIQLKRDGFDPVIVHGGGPAISNTLKSFNIEPQFIDGLRVTDEATLQVVEMVLIGQTNKQIVKNLQGYGFGLSGMDGQLIQASKMPGPLGFVGQIEQIKPEILKQISDMGYIPVVAPLGLDSEGQSYNINADTAAGAVASALEVSQLIVVTDVPGVMENGEVIPELTVEGVNELIASGVITGGMIPKVKAAMDALKAADQVVIIDPSNLSRAVQGESVGTKITGKVE, from the coding sequence ATGTTCGTGTTAAAGTGTGGGGGAAGTACGCTAGATAATCTTCAAGCGTCTTTCTACGAAGAGTTGATCCAATTAAAAAGAGACGGTTTTGATCCTGTGATCGTCCACGGCGGCGGGCCGGCGATCTCCAATACCTTAAAGTCTTTTAATATAGAACCTCAATTTATCGATGGCCTTCGAGTCACAGATGAAGCGACGCTTCAAGTGGTCGAGATGGTGCTCATCGGTCAGACCAATAAGCAAATCGTGAAAAACCTGCAAGGCTATGGGTTCGGACTAAGCGGGATGGATGGACAGCTGATTCAGGCGAGTAAGATGCCGGGTCCACTCGGTTTTGTCGGGCAGATTGAACAGATTAAGCCAGAAATCTTAAAGCAAATCAGTGATATGGGATATATTCCAGTCGTTGCGCCACTCGGATTGGACTCGGAAGGGCAGTCTTATAACATCAACGCCGATACGGCAGCCGGAGCGGTTGCATCCGCGCTGGAAGTTTCTCAGTTAATCGTGGTGACGGATGTACCAGGAGTCATGGAGAACGGCGAAGTGATACCGGAGTTAACGGTAGAGGGTGTCAATGAGTTAATCGCAAGTGGGGTCATCACCGGAGGCATGATTCCAAAGGTGAAAGCAGCGATGGATGCCCTGAAGGCAGCTGATCAGGTTGTGATTATTGATCCGAGCAACTTAAGTCGTGCCGTACAAGGGGAGTCAGTGGGAACGAAAATTACAGGGAAGGTGGAGTAG
- a CDS encoding cytochrome-c oxidase has protein sequence MHTWFLKLAAGYFVIGVLVGMGMSMTHQFGLVSLHAHINLLGWMSMALFGIIYHLYPATAESTLFRWHFWLYNIGLPIMMVALYLVLTGVNAALPFIPVGATAVIIGVIVFAVNLWRNIKA, from the coding sequence ATGCATACATGGTTTCTTAAATTGGCGGCAGGCTATTTTGTCATTGGAGTCTTGGTGGGTATGGGAATGTCGATGACGCATCAATTTGGCTTAGTCAGCTTGCATGCTCATATCAATTTATTGGGATGGATGTCGATGGCTTTATTTGGTATTATTTATCACTTATATCCAGCAACAGCCGAATCAACGTTATTTCGATGGCACTTCTGGCTCTACAACATCGGACTCCCCATTATGATGGTTGCTCTATATCTAGTACTTACTGGAGTCAATGCCGCTCTCCCTTTTATTCCTGTCGGAGCAACAGCCGTCATTATTGGAGTCATTGTATTTGCCGTCAATTTGTGGAGAAATATAAAAGCGTAA
- the carB gene encoding carbamoyl-phosphate synthase (glutamine-hydrolyzing) large subunit produces the protein MPKFEHIKKILVIGSGPIVIGQAAEFDYAGAQACLALREEGIEVILVNNNPATIMTDEEVADKIYMEPLTVESLERIIAKEQPDGILPTLGGQTGLNLAVELADAGIIEKYDVELLGTPLDTIKKGEDREDFKQLMLEIGEPVPESKTVNTVEEALSFAEEIGYPVIVRPAYTLGGFGGGIAGEIEELRNVAKRGLAASPIRQILIEQSVKGWKEIEYEVMRDSNDTCIIVCNMENIDPVGVHTGDSIVVAPSQTLTDRQYQMLRSVSTKVIRALGVVGGCNIQMAMDPHSERYVLIEVNPRVSRSSALASKATGYPIARISAKLAIGYHLDEVINPITGYTYASFEPAIDYIVTKVPRWPFDKFPHADRLLGTQMKATGEVMSIDRNLEASLLKGIRSLETGVHHLQLNLEGLSDEELKVGLDQATDLRIFLVAEAFRRSITLPEIHEITQIDPFFLQAIENIVRIEREIASYSWAEVPEALLKEAKLKGFADETIAELVGVELTEVRERWNQWNWSPSYKLVDTCAAEFVAATPYYYSTWQGRDEVTVTEPKKKVLVLGSGPIRIGQGIEFDYCSVHAAKSIRKLGAEAVVINNNPETVSTDFNTADQLYFEPLAISDVLNVIEKEKVDGVMVQFGGQTAVNLAGPLEKMGVTIYGTSVESIDLVEDRDLFYQLLQKLNIPHIPGISVQSQEEAYVAAEKLGYPVLVRPSYVIGGRGMVVLNQPEELESYFTETTFSFPLLVDKYVSGMEVEVDAICDGEQVLIPGIFQHVERAGVHSGDSMAIFPAPSVRTEQKEIITAYTQQIAAEMQAKGLINIQLVITDEQIYVLEVNPRASRTVPIVSKVTGVPMVELAVKAQLGEKLPQTGLLEDISFYAVKGPVFSTIKLRGVDPALGPEMKSTGEVIGLSRNLQEAIGKALHWKEGICPPLTEGDTVMLSLSDTMKEEFVPFLSELKELNLIATPGTAAYLTSHGLPVTEVVEDAKRVRDICTKQEVKALVNTPTVGNKQGRLGFELRQLAVQLNIPCFTSLDTFSSYLKVKAGNITEPLDLGQYLREKERVNI, from the coding sequence ATGCCTAAGTTTGAACACATCAAGAAAATCCTCGTGATCGGTTCAGGTCCGATCGTCATCGGCCAGGCGGCCGAGTTTGATTATGCAGGAGCTCAAGCTTGTCTTGCTTTAAGAGAAGAAGGCATTGAGGTCATCCTGGTCAATAATAATCCGGCTACGATTATGACGGATGAAGAAGTGGCTGACAAGATTTATATGGAACCACTAACGGTGGAGTCGTTAGAGAGAATTATTGCCAAGGAACAACCGGATGGGATTCTTCCTACCCTTGGAGGACAGACCGGGTTGAATCTAGCGGTAGAATTAGCGGATGCAGGCATTATCGAGAAGTATGACGTGGAGCTGTTGGGAACTCCTTTAGATACGATTAAAAAAGGGGAAGACCGTGAAGATTTCAAGCAATTGATGCTAGAAATCGGCGAACCTGTTCCGGAAAGTAAAACGGTAAATACCGTCGAAGAAGCGTTGAGTTTTGCTGAAGAAATTGGCTATCCAGTGATCGTGCGTCCCGCTTACACACTTGGCGGATTTGGTGGTGGGATTGCAGGAGAGATAGAAGAGCTTCGCAATGTGGCTAAGCGAGGTTTGGCTGCCAGTCCGATCCGTCAGATCCTCATCGAGCAGAGTGTGAAGGGATGGAAAGAGATTGAATACGAAGTGATGCGGGATAGTAATGATACCTGCATTATCGTATGTAATATGGAAAATATCGATCCGGTTGGTGTACATACGGGAGACAGCATCGTCGTAGCTCCATCCCAAACATTAACCGATCGTCAATATCAAATGCTTCGTTCGGTATCGACAAAAGTTATTCGCGCCCTCGGTGTTGTGGGGGGATGCAATATTCAGATGGCTATGGATCCTCATAGCGAACGTTATGTGTTAATCGAGGTCAATCCACGAGTCAGTCGTTCGAGTGCCCTTGCCTCGAAGGCAACAGGCTATCCCATTGCCCGGATCTCAGCGAAGCTGGCGATCGGATATCACTTGGATGAAGTCATCAATCCGATAACGGGTTATACGTATGCAAGCTTTGAACCAGCCATCGATTATATCGTGACGAAGGTACCTCGTTGGCCGTTTGATAAATTCCCGCATGCGGATCGCTTGCTTGGCACTCAGATGAAGGCGACGGGCGAAGTGATGTCCATCGACCGTAACCTAGAAGCTTCTCTCTTGAAGGGGATTCGTTCATTAGAAACTGGTGTTCATCATTTACAGCTGAATCTCGAGGGACTTTCAGACGAAGAGCTCAAGGTAGGCTTAGATCAAGCGACGGATTTGAGAATCTTCTTGGTCGCGGAGGCATTCCGACGCAGCATTACCTTACCTGAGATCCACGAGATTACGCAAATTGACCCGTTCTTTTTACAAGCCATTGAAAATATCGTACGCATAGAGAGAGAAATCGCTTCTTATTCTTGGGCAGAGGTTCCTGAAGCGTTGTTGAAGGAAGCGAAGCTGAAAGGTTTTGCAGATGAAACGATTGCTGAACTCGTTGGGGTTGAACTCACAGAGGTTCGCGAGCGCTGGAATCAGTGGAATTGGTCTCCAAGCTATAAGCTAGTGGATACCTGTGCAGCCGAGTTTGTGGCCGCCACGCCTTACTATTATTCCACTTGGCAAGGTAGAGACGAAGTAACCGTCACCGAGCCGAAGAAGAAGGTGCTGGTTCTGGGTTCTGGTCCGATTCGTATCGGTCAAGGGATTGAGTTTGATTACTGCTCGGTTCATGCTGCAAAATCGATCCGCAAGCTAGGAGCGGAAGCGGTCGTCATTAACAACAATCCAGAAACGGTAAGTACCGATTTTAATACAGCAGATCAACTTTACTTTGAGCCTTTAGCAATATCTGATGTACTTAACGTAATCGAAAAGGAAAAAGTCGACGGGGTGATGGTGCAGTTTGGTGGACAGACGGCTGTGAATCTAGCAGGTCCATTGGAGAAGATGGGAGTGACCATTTATGGAACATCCGTTGAATCGATTGACTTGGTAGAGGATCGCGATTTGTTCTATCAATTGCTTCAGAAGCTAAACATCCCGCACATTCCAGGCATTAGCGTTCAATCGCAAGAAGAAGCCTATGTCGCAGCTGAAAAATTAGGCTATCCCGTTCTCGTACGTCCCTCTTATGTGATTGGCGGACGCGGCATGGTCGTCTTGAACCAACCGGAGGAATTAGAATCCTACTTCACTGAGACTACGTTTAGTTTCCCGCTTCTAGTGGATAAGTATGTGTCGGGGATGGAAGTCGAAGTCGATGCGATCTGTGATGGGGAACAAGTGCTTATTCCTGGAATCTTTCAGCACGTGGAGCGTGCAGGGGTTCATTCCGGAGATAGTATGGCGATTTTCCCAGCTCCATCGGTTCGTACAGAGCAAAAAGAAATCATTACAGCCTATACACAGCAAATCGCAGCCGAGATGCAGGCGAAGGGCTTGATCAATATCCAGCTCGTCATCACAGACGAACAGATTTACGTCTTAGAAGTCAATCCAAGAGCCTCTCGTACGGTCCCGATTGTGAGCAAGGTGACAGGTGTACCGATGGTTGAGCTGGCGGTGAAGGCTCAGTTAGGAGAAAAGCTTCCACAAACGGGGCTTTTAGAAGACATTTCGTTTTACGCGGTAAAGGGACCTGTGTTCTCAACGATTAAACTTCGTGGCGTGGACCCTGCCTTAGGACCAGAAATGAAATCCACGGGCGAAGTCATCGGACTTTCTCGCAACTTGCAGGAAGCGATCGGAAAAGCCCTTCATTGGAAGGAAGGGATTTGCCCTCCATTAACTGAGGGTGACACGGTGATGCTTTCTTTATCCGATACGATGAAAGAAGAGTTTGTGCCTTTCCTATCCGAACTAAAAGAACTGAACTTGATTGCGACTCCAGGAACGGCTGCTTATCTTACGTCCCATGGACTGCCGGTAACAGAGGTAGTAGAAGATGCAAAACGAGTTCGTGATATTTGTACGAAACAAGAGGTGAAGGCCTTAGTCAACACCCCAACAGTCGGGAACAAGCAGGGCCGATTAGGCTTTGAATTGAGGCAATTGGCGGTTCAACTGAATATCCCTTGCTTCACTTCACTCGATACCTTTTCTTCTTATCTCAAAGTGAAAGCGGGGAATATCACCGAACCGCTGGATCTCGGACAATATTTAAGAGAGAAGGAGCGAGTCAACATATGA
- a CDS encoding carbamoyl phosphate synthase small subunit: MLGYLVLSTGDVFEGTLFGNLEACQGELVFNTGMSGYQEVLTDPSYSGQIVTFTYPLIGNYGVNQIDHESVRPACKGLVVGELCQQPSHYLSQHGLAEMAAKYDLGGITGIDTRTVTQIIREQGLVFGKITTDPTDQPEITPVTGQVELVSTKSKVHYPGSGSHVALIDFGYKKSILDSLLARGCAVTVFPYDVTLKEIMEIQPNGILLSNGPGDPKEMIPHLPELKKIIEAYPTLGICLGHQVTALIYGCDTARLPYGHRGANHPVKNTQTGKVYITSQNHGYMVKEESVNKNVLNISYINVNDKSVEGIAHRELPISTVQFHPEAHPGPSDSDFIFDQFIEQCQSIGEKTYA; the protein is encoded by the coding sequence ATGTTAGGATACCTCGTATTAAGCACGGGGGACGTATTCGAAGGAACCTTGTTTGGAAACTTGGAAGCTTGCCAGGGAGAGCTAGTGTTTAACACTGGCATGAGCGGATATCAAGAAGTATTGACGGATCCTTCCTATTCCGGACAAATTGTTACCTTCACTTATCCGTTGATTGGAAACTATGGCGTGAACCAGATCGATCATGAAAGTGTTCGTCCGGCTTGTAAGGGTCTCGTCGTCGGCGAGTTGTGTCAACAACCGAGCCATTACCTTTCCCAACATGGGCTAGCGGAGATGGCGGCGAAATACGATTTAGGTGGCATTACGGGGATCGATACGCGCACCGTGACGCAGATCATTCGGGAGCAGGGTCTTGTGTTCGGGAAGATTACGACAGATCCAACCGATCAACCGGAGATCACACCGGTTACCGGTCAGGTAGAGCTTGTTTCCACGAAATCGAAGGTTCATTATCCAGGAAGCGGTTCGCATGTTGCTTTAATTGATTTTGGTTATAAGAAATCGATTTTGGACTCACTATTGGCCAGAGGCTGTGCGGTAACGGTCTTCCCTTACGATGTCACGTTAAAGGAAATTATGGAGATCCAACCTAACGGTATTCTTTTATCTAATGGACCGGGAGACCCGAAGGAAATGATTCCGCATCTTCCGGAGCTGAAGAAGATTATCGAAGCTTATCCTACGCTTGGCATTTGCCTTGGACATCAGGTGACGGCTTTGATTTACGGATGCGATACCGCTAGATTACCGTATGGACATCGCGGAGCGAACCATCCGGTGAAGAATACGCAAACGGGAAAAGTGTATATTACCTCTCAAAACCATGGCTACATGGTGAAAGAAGAGTCTGTAAATAAAAACGTGTTAAACATTTCATACATTAATGTCAACGACAAATCGGTAGAAGGCATAGCTCATCGCGAACTTCCTATTTCAACGGTGCAATTCCATCCGGAAGCCCACCCAGGACCGAGCGATTCGGACTTTATCTTTGATCAATTCATCGAGCAATGCCAATCCATAGGAGAAAAGACATATGCCTAA
- the argC gene encoding N-acetyl-gamma-glutamyl-phosphate reductase, whose protein sequence is MNISIIGATGYSGVELIRLLHHHPYAKVTSLFASSQAGKEMTEVYPHLMNIAQYPLEEIDINATAEWVFIATPSGISSKLVPSLLEAGRKVIDLSGDFRLPAETYETWYGKTTADSSYLQQAVYGLPEWFKEQIQQAQLIANPGCYPTAAALGLAPAMPYIDPKSIIIDAKSGVSGAGRAASLATHYGEVNENLAAYKVAKHQHTPEIEQTLNRLYQQDPIISFTPHLVPMTRGILCTMYATITEDVNFQELYQSAYEGKPFVRLRPQGSHPKTKEVYGSNYCDIALHVDKRTNRLIILSVIDNVVKGAAGQAIQNMNIMAGLEETTGLTFSPVYP, encoded by the coding sequence ATGAATATATCGATTATTGGGGCTACGGGGTATAGCGGAGTCGAATTGATCCGTCTTTTACATCATCATCCGTATGCGAAGGTCACCTCATTATTTGCGAGTTCACAAGCAGGGAAGGAAATGACGGAAGTCTATCCTCATCTGATGAATATTGCTCAGTATCCTTTAGAAGAGATTGATATAAACGCCACAGCAGAGTGGGTGTTTATTGCCACTCCATCGGGCATTAGCAGTAAGTTAGTTCCTTCCTTACTTGAGGCAGGACGAAAAGTGATTGATCTATCTGGAGATTTTAGACTTCCAGCGGAAACGTATGAGACTTGGTATGGAAAAACAACGGCAGACAGCAGCTATCTTCAACAAGCGGTTTATGGTCTGCCGGAATGGTTCAAGGAGCAAATTCAGCAAGCACAGCTGATTGCTAATCCAGGGTGCTATCCAACAGCAGCGGCATTAGGGCTGGCACCAGCGATGCCTTATATCGATCCGAAATCAATTATTATTGATGCCAAATCAGGAGTGTCTGGAGCAGGTCGTGCGGCCTCTCTCGCCACTCACTATGGGGAAGTAAATGAAAATCTAGCAGCTTATAAAGTAGCAAAGCACCAGCACACGCCGGAGATCGAGCAGACATTGAATCGACTCTATCAACAAGATCCAATTATCTCGTTCACACCACACCTGGTTCCGATGACCCGCGGGATCTTATGTACGATGTATGCGACGATCACGGAAGACGTGAATTTCCAAGAACTCTATCAAAGTGCATACGAAGGAAAGCCGTTTGTTCGACTTCGCCCACAAGGAAGTCATCCGAAGACGAAGGAAGTTTACGGATCCAATTATTGCGACATCGCTTTACACGTGGATAAGCGCACGAATCGTTTGATCATCCTGTCCGTGATCGACAATGTGGTGAAAGGGGCCGCTGGTCAAGCGATCCAGAATATGAACATTATGGCGGGGCTAGAGGAAACGACGGGGTTAACGTTTAGTCCGGTGTATCCGTAA
- a CDS encoding Ger(x)C family spore germination protein — protein MKKMLLFLIPSMILSTGCWDRIEINDVAFVAGTGVDKVEDNYLVSIQVTLPGQMGGKGSSGGGGGTSGTGPWYVESAEGSTLREANEVQQSMLSRQLNFSHRRVIVFGEDLAKEGVSQSLDILVRVPQNRLSTLGVVVEGQARDVLNSDAPIENFPAEMIREMAQSVMTENPTLRVLTEKLLKEGIDPILPYLAQTKTHPGPKGQAKTNIQFKGMAVFDQDKLAGVLENEEASILLVAMDQSPLPTIRVVPPHGEGRLEVRFEDVQSRLKPTIKGDKLHIKVEVDTRGSLVENASQYDITKNGNLRDLEGLLRKTIETTMEDVIHKLQHEFHSDPIGIGEAFHQRYPKKWADMREQWKKEYYPRVDVEVVANVHIEHTGSITKPFGFKEGEIAP, from the coding sequence ATGAAAAAAATGCTGCTTTTCCTCATACCCTCCATGATCCTGAGCACAGGTTGTTGGGATCGTATAGAAATAAATGATGTGGCTTTCGTAGCAGGTACGGGAGTGGATAAGGTTGAGGACAACTATCTCGTTTCTATTCAGGTTACGCTGCCTGGTCAGATGGGAGGGAAAGGGTCGAGCGGCGGAGGTGGAGGAACCAGTGGGACAGGTCCCTGGTATGTGGAATCCGCCGAAGGGAGCACACTGAGAGAAGCCAACGAGGTTCAACAATCTATGCTCTCAAGACAGCTCAATTTTTCTCACCGCCGCGTGATTGTTTTCGGGGAGGATCTAGCTAAAGAAGGAGTGTCTCAATCCTTAGACATCTTAGTACGCGTCCCTCAGAATCGGTTGAGTACTCTTGGCGTTGTCGTAGAAGGTCAGGCACGGGATGTATTAAACTCGGATGCACCGATTGAGAACTTTCCAGCGGAGATGATTCGAGAAATGGCTCAATCCGTGATGACGGAAAATCCAACCCTAAGAGTTCTAACAGAGAAATTATTAAAAGAAGGGATCGACCCCATTCTCCCTTACCTTGCTCAAACTAAGACCCATCCCGGACCTAAGGGACAAGCCAAGACGAATATTCAGTTTAAAGGAATGGCGGTCTTTGACCAAGATAAGCTGGCGGGAGTCCTTGAAAATGAGGAAGCCTCGATTCTCTTGGTCGCTATGGATCAGTCCCCTCTTCCCACGATTCGGGTCGTCCCTCCACATGGCGAGGGACGACTCGAGGTCAGATTCGAAGACGTGCAATCTCGCTTGAAGCCTACCATCAAGGGTGACAAACTCCACATAAAAGTGGAAGTGGATACAAGGGGATCCTTGGTCGAGAATGCCTCCCAATATGATATTACGAAAAATGGCAATCTACGTGATTTAGAAGGACTATTGCGCAAAACCATAGAGACCACAATGGAAGATGTTATCCATAAGCTGCAGCATGAGTTTCATTCCGATCCTATTGGGATTGGCGAAGCCTTCCACCAAAGATATCCTAAAAAGTGGGCGGATATGCGCGAGCAATGGAAGAAGGAATATTACCCTCGAGTAGATGTAGAAGTCGTAGCTAATGTCCATATTGAACATACCGGTTCCATCACCAAACCGTTTGGTTTTAAGGAAGGAGAAATCGCGCCGTGA
- a CDS encoding spore germination protein produces the protein MRRNVFRRQKKSKSKTYTHIGISSDVLLLHRLEDNLEMIKQLFHDCSDVVYRELTLQPHVQGVLIYIDGMVDSDMISDHALTPLLFRFGQQAVEPDTRIPNLLENGQSVSQVSEAKTVSEAVNAILTGNAVLLVQRFDRATILSVRGGTRRGVQEPNTESVIRGPREGFSENLRTNSALIRFRLKSPQLKMVPFVLGEHTQTNIALAYMEGLADPDVIKEVTARIKDIKIDGVLETGYLEELIEDDPYSPFPQVQYSERPDTIAGQLLEGRFVILVDGTPFALSGPVTAVQFLQASEDYYERYMIVNLIRWLRYIFLFISLLFPAIYVAVITYHHDMLPTNLIYTIAATREAIPFPALIEALIMEVAFEALREAGIRLPKTVGQAVSILGALVIGQAAVEAGIVSAPMVIIVSITGIASFTIPRFNFAITVRMLRFPIMILAGVFGLYGIIIAMMWIIMHMCSLRSFGVPYMSGFAPLNLNELKDTFLRVPWWKMNERPSTYTDQENRQRMATDMKPEPPTQGKKRI, from the coding sequence ATGAGAAGAAATGTGTTTAGGCGGCAGAAAAAAAGCAAAAGCAAAACCTACACCCATATCGGTATCTCATCAGACGTCTTGTTATTGCATCGGCTAGAAGACAACCTTGAGATGATCAAGCAGTTGTTTCATGATTGCTCCGATGTCGTCTACCGTGAGTTGACATTACAGCCCCATGTTCAAGGAGTTCTCATCTATATAGATGGGATGGTTGATTCAGACATGATCAGCGATCATGCTCTTACTCCCTTGCTGTTCCGTTTTGGCCAACAAGCCGTAGAGCCCGATACACGCATCCCGAATTTGTTGGAAAACGGTCAATCTGTATCCCAAGTTTCTGAGGCCAAGACGGTTTCTGAAGCTGTGAACGCGATTCTAACGGGGAATGCCGTTCTCCTCGTGCAAAGGTTTGATCGTGCGACCATTCTCAGTGTTCGTGGAGGAACGAGACGTGGGGTGCAGGAACCCAATACCGAGTCTGTTATTCGAGGACCAAGAGAGGGCTTCTCGGAAAATTTACGCACCAATTCCGCTCTCATCCGTTTTCGGTTGAAATCTCCTCAATTGAAGATGGTACCCTTCGTTCTAGGAGAGCATACCCAAACCAATATCGCGCTCGCCTATATGGAGGGTTTAGCCGATCCGGATGTCATTAAGGAAGTCACGGCCCGGATTAAAGATATTAAAATCGATGGGGTTCTAGAAACGGGCTATCTCGAAGAATTAATTGAAGATGATCCCTATTCTCCTTTTCCACAAGTTCAATACTCAGAGAGACCCGACACGATTGCCGGGCAACTGTTGGAAGGGAGATTTGTCATTTTAGTAGATGGTACCCCTTTTGCCTTGAGCGGACCTGTAACGGCGGTTCAGTTCCTACAAGCTTCAGAGGATTATTACGAGCGGTATATGATCGTCAATCTGATTCGATGGCTTCGTTATATTTTCCTTTTTATCTCCTTGCTATTTCCTGCTATCTATGTCGCCGTGATCACGTATCACCATGATATGTTGCCAACCAACCTGATCTATACGATTGCGGCAACGAGAGAAGCGATTCCATTCCCGGCTCTTATAGAAGCTTTAATTATGGAAGTCGCCTTCGAAGCCTTACGAGAAGCCGGAATACGTTTGCCAAAAACAGTGGGACAAGCCGTAAGTATTCTAGGCGCTCTCGTGATTGGTCAAGCTGCAGTAGAAGCCGGAATTGTATCAGCTCCCATGGTCATTATTGTTTCCATTACAGGGATCGCTTCCTTTACCATCCCTCGTTTTAACTTTGCGATCACAGTTCGAATGCTGCGCTTTCCTATAATGATTTTGGCTGGAGTTTTCGGGCTTTATGGGATTATCATCGCCATGATGTGGATTATCATGCACATGTGCAGCCTGCGATCCTTCGGCGTTCCTTATATGTCAGGCTTTGCCCCACTGAACTTAAACGAGCTCAAAGATACCTTCCTGCGTGTGCCATGGTGGAAAATGAATGAACGTCCCTCTACCTACACCGATCAGGAGAATAGGCAAAGGATGGCCACAGATATGAAGCCTGAACCACCAACTCAGGGGAAAAAACGGATATGA
- a CDS encoding acetylornithine transaminase, with product MSHLFSNYARWPINIVKGEGNYLFDDQGKKYLDLVSGIAVTSLGNIPPQVKAKISEQLDTLWHCSNLFNIPQQEELATKLTSISCADRVFFCNSGAEANEAAIKLARKYGNEKGKYEIITFEQSFHGRTLATLTATGQEKVKIGFSPLPEGFKTIPYNDIEALKEAIGDKTCAIMLEMVQGEGGVHPADPAWVEVITEQCQQHGLLLIVDEVQTGIGRTGKWFAHQHYGIEPDIITMAKGLGSGFPIGAMMAKEFLADTFGPGTHGTTFGGNPLAMAAGLATLEAIEAYLPEVEEKGAYFMEKLGGRGKGLMIGVEFDFEVGPIVTKLREEEGILALVAGPKVLRILPPFTITQQEMEMAVEKILQVVQAHKGAVELC from the coding sequence GTGAGTCATTTATTTTCAAACTATGCGAGATGGCCCATTAACATTGTGAAGGGAGAAGGGAATTACCTTTTCGATGATCAAGGGAAGAAGTATTTAGATCTTGTTTCAGGGATTGCCGTGACTTCTCTTGGTAATATTCCACCACAGGTAAAAGCGAAAATTTCCGAGCAACTCGATACCCTATGGCACTGCTCGAACTTGTTTAACATTCCTCAGCAAGAAGAACTAGCAACGAAGCTCACTTCAATCAGCTGCGCGGATCGCGTATTCTTCTGCAACAGTGGCGCAGAAGCGAACGAAGCAGCGATCAAGCTGGCTCGTAAATACGGAAATGAAAAAGGCAAATACGAAATCATTACCTTTGAGCAATCCTTCCATGGACGGACCTTAGCGACACTCACGGCTACCGGACAAGAAAAAGTAAAGATCGGATTCAGTCCCCTGCCAGAAGGCTTTAAGACGATTCCTTACAACGATATCGAAGCCCTTAAGGAAGCGATTGGGGATAAAACCTGTGCCATTATGCTCGAGATGGTTCAAGGAGAAGGCGGCGTGCATCCAGCGGATCCAGCATGGGTAGAAGTGATTACGGAGCAATGCCAACAGCATGGACTTCTCTTAATCGTCGATGAAGTTCAAACCGGAATTGGTCGTACAGGAAAATGGTTTGCACACCAGCATTACGGCATTGAACCAGATATCATTACGATGGCGAAAGGGCTAGGAAGCGGTTTTCCAATTGGAGCCATGATGGCGAAGGAATTCTTGGCTGACACCTTTGGACCAGGAACCCATGGCACGACCTTTGGCGGGAATCCTTTGGCTATGGCGGCGGGTCTTGCCACACTAGAAGCGATTGAGGCCTACCTTCCTGAAGTCGAGGAAAAGGGAGCTTACTTCATGGAGAAGCTAGGCGGTCGCGGTAAAGGATTAATGATTGGCGTTGAGTTTGACTTTGAAGTAGGTCCGATTGTAACAAAGCTAAGAGAAGAAGAAGGTATCCTCGCCTTGGTTGCAGGACCGAAGGTACTTCGTATTCTACCACCGTTTACGATTACACAACAAGAAATGGAAATGGCTGTAGAAAAAATTCTGCAGGTCGTTCAGGCACATAAAGGAGCGGTTGAGTTATGTTAG